DNA from Struthio camelus isolate bStrCam1 chromosome 18, bStrCam1.hap1, whole genome shotgun sequence:
CATGTGTCCTAAAGTCTGATGTACAGGACCACATGGAAGAAGGTAGTCCATCAATAGCAAAGCACTGCCAatcaagtaggaaaaaaaaaaagaaaaaagcctagcTATTGTCTAAAGTCTCAAAACTTTTTAAATCCTAAACCAAAGCACTAGAGCACGAAACAGAAATCTTACCTCATGTCACCAAGTTTCCTGCTGATAACAGAACCTACATTGGAAAGGGCTGCTGAAGTCTTCTGTCCAGCCTGGGACAGGGTTTCCTGGGTCTTCTTATAactaaatagaagaaaaacattaaGTTGAACTAACACGTAGGATCTGAAAGCAAGACACATCCCGCCATTTTGAGAAAAGAACCCACATTAAAGGAAAGAGACTAGGTTAGTGAGCTGCACTGACTTAACTGAAAAAGCCCATTCTAGTTTTGCACAAATGCAAAGACTAAGTTTTAAGAAGGCAGCAAGTGTAGGCCTAACCTTTCCATATGCTCACTTCAGATATTTTACCATCTTGACTTTACATTTTTAACAACTCAAACATttgcaaaaaacaacaacaaaaagccaccCATACTTTTCCATGTAGAAACTGCACATCATAGCGTCATACCCCCATTTGCTCCACAATCGCATTTTGACTTATTTTGCCAAGGAGATCAAAGAACCTAAAGAAGTTAGAGCATTTGTTACAATGTTAGGGAATGGAGGAAAGAGGTAAGACTGACATTACTGTCTAGAAAAGAAACGCAGAAATGAGTATTACCTCCACAACTGCTGTTTAGAATTAAATTGGTAGGGAAGTTTCCCATCAGTTACCATTAACCACAATAAGTAGTAAGTCTGACTGTGCTTGCCAGCTGATTACATTTGAGATGTTTATACAAGAGCTGGAGAAGATAAGACACTTAAGAACCTTTGTTTCCTTCAAATAAGACAATCTTAGGAACAAAGATTCTTTGAGCCTTTTTCATCAACTCATCTTCTAAGCTAGTCTACAGTTTGTGTTCAACATCTAGATTCATGGCATTCTTCAAATTATATGAAAAGATTCAGGCAGGAAAATGAGTCCAACAACTTAAGCCAAATTTTCTTATTCCAAGTATTTaagcttgaggtttttttttccttatccaaTTGCATTAGAATATTTAAGAGAAGGACATCTAAAAATGACCTAACATTCACATCTCTGAACTCCTGAGGCCAGAAGCAACACGTCTACAACTGACTCAAATCTCTGTCTCATCGTCTCCAGGCAGGAGTGCAGGAGATAGCACCTGAATTGGATTCAGGCAAGACTACTTTCAACACATTGctcttgggttttttgtgtttttgtgtgtgtgtctgtgtcatttttcccccccaagaCTCTGATCAAGTATTTCTGAATCGAGAACGTGTACGAGACTTGTGCCGAATAGGGAAAAAGCGCATAAGCTTTACTTCCACATCTCCTGCTTCTGAAAGAAGTCCATTCATTCCTACAACCTAGACATTTTCCAGACTAATTCCCCTAATTCAGTGACCCCAGAAGAACCTAGCAGACTATGCCCAGGTAGCAGGAACTCAACATTGTTTCTTCATAGCATGATGCTTTGTAAGAAGCAGTCATCTCAATTCAATTTAGGAGTGAGGTAGTTAGCACGATCGCTTTCCTACTGCGGTAAGCATACTTGAACCCCAAGGTCAGGACTTCTTTGGAGCTTTAATCCCTTCCATTCAGCAGTCAGGCTTCTACCCTGCACAGGCTGACAGACCCCCATCATGGGATTTGACTTGCAACCATTTAGCAGGAACACCTAAGACCTCATGCTCACTGAAATACATTGTGCTGACTTCACTTTTACACAAGCCAAGGAAAAACAGCTTGGCCCTGAACTCTCCCTGATCAGCATCAAATACCAAAGCAGAGATGAGAGGAACAGTTTACAGAATCAAATGACACCATCACACCACGTACACACTGCAAACTCTTAGTTATTAGGTCTAGCTGCAGCAGATAGAAGCGAGAGAAATTTCCAAACGGTTGTTTCACACTTGACAGCCCTGTTCCTAAGCCAATTGAAGACGACCTAGCACTCAAGTGCTGTTCCTTCTGCCTGAGTGTGCTCCTTCATGATGCCAACACAGTTGTTTGTGCTGACAGTGATTTAGCTAAGGGAAATGATCCAGATGAAataagcttggggggggggagggggaggggggagtagcAGCTGCCAGATTAGATCTCCAATCTGGTTCTGCAGCCACAGCTCCcgcaaacacacatgcacaccccacCAGCGCAATGCAGGAGGCAGAGCCAAGGAAATGCAGAGGTGAGAAGTTGTTTCACCCAAAAATGCCATCACAGGCATGCATATGGAAGTATATCTGGGACTGCCAGGGTAAAGGTATACTGGACTTCAATGCAACTTAACTTCAGCCAGCTCtgaccaccccctccccccccaaaaaaaaaaaagagtcacaaCTGTTCTTCTGCAACTGACACTGCCAGGTTTACCACTACTACACATTCACACTCACTTTCTTCCCTTAATGCTAGTACAAAGCACATTGGAATGATCTAGATCTGGGAGTAACAAGTATGAGCTATGATTAGTACTTTGCTGTTCTAGCAGGCAATTTGCTCAAAGGAGAAGCTGTAGAAGAGATCTCTGCCCACTTCAGAATACTGTGGTATTCAAACATTTCACTGCATCCCTCTCCTGCCAACCCCTCCAGGGAAGGGACAGAGCTGCACCCTCACATCCTTCTTTATCCATTAATATCAGCTTCCTCTCACTTGCTTTTATCCAGCAATCACTATTTGTGCTGTCTGACTATGCTCACAAGCCATCTAAGTCATTGTGCATCCTGGTTGCAATGAAACTGGAGCTAGAAGCAGACTGGGCTGATTTCTGTCCTCTCTGCATACTGCTTGCAGAGGACAATTCAAGCCCTGCAGCCAGGAACGGCAACTACCAGGAAATTCAGCAGTGTACAAAAGCATCATAAGGTCACGGGTTAGACCCATTTCCAGTTCAATCAGGACACTTGCCAGTAATAATTCAGAAAAGCTCTGAAACAACAGGAAAGAGGATGCCTTTACAAAACAATCCCAAAACACAAGTAAAACCTCATGCTTTGATTCCTTGAACTCGACTCCTAGTATTTACCGAGCTTTAGATGAAGGAAGTAgaagttgtttgttttctgaaacgTTGCTAGAATCTTACCTTTGAAGCACCCTTGCCTCTCCATTTTAATTGGCATCTACCTTGCTGGCACGAACCGTCGCTCTGTCTAGTGCCAATGCAAGCAGGAAAGCTAGCGTGCCACGGCTATTCAGGCCCTTAGCACTCTACAGAACCACGCTTGTTGTTATATGTTTCCTTGTACTTTAATgataaatgtaagaaaaataggGTAGAAGTTTTCTATTCTAGCAGGCACACCCAAGGAGGAACTATGATTAAACACTGCCAGAATCATGTATGCAGGCAACAAGGATAAAGGTCATTCACTATTTAGCAAGcagaaaaaattaacatttttaatccAGAAAACATACAACGAACTTAGCAGGAGTATCAGAAGAACTTCCAAATGTGCAGGTTCTGCTTTCCATGTGTGCTCATCTTTCATCCCTCTCACGAGGGATACCTTCCCTTGACACACACTGCCAATGGCAAGCCAGCTCTAGGCTGCATCTCATATGCTCAGGTTAGAAGACTGAATTTCACATccactacaagaaaaaaaaaaggaaaatctggcTTACCTAAGCCCTACACATACCATGGTCTAAATCAATTCAGGGAACAAAAGACACTACCTACTTGCTCCCTCTGCATTACTGTCAAGGATTCCCCTATACACTGTAGAAGAGATGCAGCGTGAAGGACAAAGGCCAACTTCCATAATATGCTTTCAATATTTAGTCCAGATGAGAATTTAATTCCAGACATTTAGTAAAAACATGACTAAGAGACCATTCACACCCAAAAATGGGTATAACACAGCTGTGAGGTTTAAGCTGTTCAAGTCCATTTGGGGCTCAAGAGTGACAGAACAGCTGCCTCGGACACTAAAGTTCTATTTGTTCTCATCAGGTActaaatgagggaaaaaaagagttcccACTCCCCACAGAGCAATAGGGTTACATGTTGCACGGTTACAAGAGGAGATCAGTCTATTTATTCTACAGCTTGTCAGCTGAAGTTATAAAACATGGCACACAAGTCTCAGGTACTCAGTGGCTCCTGCCAGTTCCCCTGTAAGAACAGGCAGTCATTTGACAAGAATGTCGCTTGGGCCACAGTGAAGTCTTTCAATTACTGACCTGAGGAAAGGCTACTTCTCACAGAGGATACACTGATCAGTTTTAAAAAAGTGAAGGCTTGAGAAAAGTTCAGATAGGACTAGACAAAGCAGAGAACTGTGAGCAGGGTCAGCAAACGTTAGAGGCAGCAGGCTGTCACGAAAGCATTTGTTAATGCTGAAGGTTAAGACACTCACGCTTCTGATTGAGTTAATTTTTCATTCCAGTCCTCCAGTGTGTTGCTGGCTGAAAGATATCTACAAACACAATGGAGGTTAGATACAGTGCCAAGATTCATGACAGATGCTTCTTTTGACGCTTTCCACATTATTAGTGTCTCTTTACACTTAAGGTAtcatatgttttatttctttgacaACTAGTTTTCCCCCATCCAAGTGAGAGGAAAAGAGTTGTTGTTTGAGAGGAAGACATCCAAGCCTTGGTTTCTTCCCTATTTAAACAAATTCAAACACCGCGCACAAAGCAAACTAGACCTGCAGTTTGGAAGGTGCCAAgattttttcaaacaaaagacTTCATATCTCCCACCCCCTCCCTACACACTGCACAATGGCTACACACTAAAAGCACAGAGCAGTGAGCTGAGCACAAAACTAAAAATCTGACTGCCACACCCAAAGCTGCACCAACCCAGCATGACCTGGACAAACTGTAAAACTGAGTCTCATCTTCTAATCTTTAGAGCATGTGTgcgcacatatatacacatataatcaATATCCTATGGGTTGTAAGAATTAACACTTGGAAAAACAGATTGAATGCATTTACTACAAGAAGTGTTTGGAACCAGCTCAGGTGACACAGAAGGAGGTGATACGTCAGGCAGTTCATGTCACCCAGGAAGTGTTAATTATCCCTCATTAGATCAGAGCTAACTATTTTGCCTACTGAAGAGCAGCTTCCAACACACATCTGCTCTTAGCTAAATTAGCATTTCTTTGAACACAAGATGCTGAAGGGAAAGAATCCTCAGTTCAGAAAACATTCAAGATCTCCCCGACACTTCACTATACAACAAGAATCAAAATGATGCATGTGTAATAGGAACTGAGGGCTAATACAACTAAAGAATATATTGCAGAGACAAAAGGAGCCAGACACTCTCTATCCACGTTTATCACCTGCTTGTATATACTACAAAGACTACAGTCCATAGCTTTCCAGTGTGAACGTGTCAGAAATGGTCACCTGCATCAATCCAACAGAGCCGCAGTGTGGAAACTTTCAAAAGCTAATATACATATTTGCATAGCCCATGTTTTCAGCTACAGCTGAACGCCTTCAGATACCTTCTCTCTCCCCCATGGCCACACAGGAAGCCAATAACCAAACTGATTGCTACCACATCtggtgaggagaaaagaaatagtttcacAGTAAAAAGACAGAGTACTAAGACATCCAATTATAACAGACTAGCCTAACAAAGACCAGCTAAAAGGAAattgaagctgttttttttttttttaatatattaaagtgTGGTCTGGTAACTGATtggaatttttcttctgcaacGGGAAGACTACCAGAGACACGAGAGCAGTAGCTTTTACTCATCTCTTCTGCCACtgagggatgctgagggaagtCAGGCATGCTGCTCATAACAGTCCTGACTATAGCTTCACCATGCCTCCAGCTCCCAATCAGCCCCTGACGCCTGAAAGAACAAGGAGCAGCACAAACTGGGGAATGGAGCAAGGAGCAAGAAGGTGTTGCTGAGGAGCCCGAGGCACTCACAAGTCAGACTGTGTCACTTTCTCATTCCACTCTCCAAGTTTCTCAGATGTTTTCACATAACTAGAAACAGAAAGTATTAATGAATATAACttctttaatattcatttttagaAGACAATGACAAATTTAAGTTACAAAGGAATAACAGAGCTgggcaagggggaggaggggagatgaggaaaagaaaaagaacagacaaTGAGATGAACAGCTCAAAAAAGTGCCCTGCAGTAGCACTGTCAGTAACTCCACGTTCCAGTTAAGCAGCACAAAACTGTTTAGAGCAAACAAATTCCCTGTGGATATTGAGAGCCCCTCACACTTGGGAGGTCAAGGAGGTAAGGTTAACACTGTATTTGTGCCCTTGTGGCACTGCCAAACAGCATAGCTATGACACTCTTAGTACCCGTTCAGTAACCGGGTCAGTCTAATTTCAAATCTCCTTCAAGCCGAGATGCTTCTGCGTACTGCATTCCTAGCAGACTAACACTGTATAATTTTGCCTTAGGAAGTGCCGACTTTTCAATTCAAGCTATGCATCCTAGGAAATAGGTAGCCTCCAAACTAACATTATGTAGAAGAACTTCAGCATTTTTTGGTTCTCTCTAAGCCTGAGCTCAGAAGGGAGTAGTAGCAGCCCATACCCCAAAGAAATGATCAGAAATGGGCAAACCGAACTGTTCTGCTCAGGGGTGATCTAGATCTCTAACCTGCTAGGAAAGAGCATTCATCAACAGTTTATCAGGATCACAGACATGAAAGTTCTGTTTACACTCGATATCAGGACACCAACGTGTGAAACCAACAAAATCACTAgatttactttttcctccttttactcATCAGAGCAAAAGCCTCCAGCCATTTGGAAAAGTCCTGGAATACAACGCTGGGAAATAATTTCCACAGAATTATATTTAAGTGTGAAGCTTGTGTCACAGGCAACACTTACGCATTGGAGACTTGGACATCATGCCAGCTTTTAGACAGGTTTTGCTTTAAGCCATCCAAGGGAGTCAAACCTAGCTTCCTCTTCAGCTCTCCGCAGTGCCTCTCTTTAGCGGCCAGAACTTGTCTGAGAGTACCGATTTCTTCTTCGACCTTAGAGAGAGGCACAGCCGTATCTTAGTATCACAGCTTAATAAAAactctgaaaattaaatgaaacccTGCCCCCACAAACTAGAAACGTTTTGTTAACCTGAGTATAAGGGAACGGGTGGAAACTGTAGAGGCACACGGAACAATTCAACTGAACACAAATGACGCTGGGATGGGACGCCTGCACCTCGGACTTCCATCACGAAAACATCCACAAAAGCTATTGCATCAGCCATTTAACGGCACTGAGACTTAAAAGAACTCATCCCTAGCATCGTAGTCTCCACAATAACAGTAGATACCATTTTAAACCAGTTACCAAATACTTCTTGTTCACTAaggtttctattttttaattctcttcctcTGACATCATTAAAACAAACGTTCTCTCTGTTCTGGACAGTCAGGCAGGCCTTGGCAAGCTGCAGTTAAGTAAAGTAGAAATGAACTCTCTCTCCTGACAAAGAGCACTTTCAGTACCCTGAAAACATTGTAAGAAGGATCTCTAATAGGCTACTGGTTTCAGTTGCTTCCATTTCATGATTTTCTTCCTCTGACATCATTAAGAACAGAAGAACAACTGAAACCATCTTCTACTATATTTTAGATAGGTTTTAAAGGTCAGCTTATAATTTCTATATGCCCAAACTTCAGGGTATTACATTACAAACTCTCAACGTTTCAGAAGCACAAAGGCACCAAAAAGAGATCCTTACAAATacaagaaaacacaggaaaaaaggaagcaagttAAGTAGCTTACTGTTTCAGCTTCCTAACAAAAAGCAACTTCTTTCGCATGCGCCTACCCAAAGAGTTTTCTCACTCCAAATGAAGCCTGGATTAAGTTAACTGCATAAAAAGCCACTTATTTCCCTACAGCTCTAAATTAAGAACAGTCctgaaaaaagcaagcagcacatCATGTCGTTTGAAGTATATGTCAGCTCTGTGGATTTTAACAATGAGCCAAAGGTAACACCACCATAaaacttgaaaacaaacaaacaaaaaaaccccaccttgcTCCTGTGCCACACTGGACTCCTGCTTCCTCCCGCAACAGAGCGTAACTGGAGCTACACACGGCCCCAGCTGACAAACGCAAGTCCCGT
Protein-coding regions in this window:
- the TPD52L2 gene encoding tumor protein D54 isoform X2, yielding MESANQGLLSDSMTDVPVDSAAAARTSAPEGLTLAEEEELRSELAKVEEEIGTLRQVLAAKERHCGELKRKLGLTPLDGLKQNLSKSWHDVQVSNAYVKTSEKLGEWNEKVTQSDLYLSASNTLEDWNEKLTQSEAYKKTQETLSQAGQKTSAALSNVGSVISRKLGDMRAHPFSHSFSSYSIRHSISMPTMRNSATFKSFEDRVGTIKSRVVGSRENSTDGLHSPLGAGDKPPQDNAPF
- the TPD52L2 gene encoding tumor protein D54 isoform X5 — its product is MESANQDINLNSPNKGLLSDSMTDVPVDSAAAARTSAPEGLTLAEEEELRSELAKVEEEIGTLRQVLAAKERHCGELKRKLGLTPLDGLKQNLSKSWHDVQVSNAYVKTSEKLGEWNEKVTQSDLYLSASNTLEDWNEKLTQSEAYKKTQETLSQAGQKTSAALSNVGSVISRKLGDMRNSATFKSFEDRVGTIKSRVVGSRENSTDGLHSPLGAGDKPPQDNAPF
- the TPD52L2 gene encoding tumor protein D54 isoform X8 → MESANQGLLSDSMTDVPVDSAAAARTSAPEGLTLAEEEELRSELAKVEEEIGTLRQVLAAKERHCGELKRKLGLTPLDGLKQNLSKSWHDVQVSNAYVKTSEKLGEWNEKVTQSDLYLSASNTLEDWNEKLTQSEAYKKTQETLSQAGQKTSAALSNVGSVISRKLGDMRNSATFKSFEDRVGTIKSRVVGSRENSTDGLHSPLGAGDKPPQDNAPF
- the TPD52L2 gene encoding tumor protein D54 isoform X10, with the protein product MESANQDINLNSPNKGLLSDSMTDVPVDSAAAARTSAPEGLTLAEEEELRSELAKVEEEIGTLRQVLAAKERHCGELKRKLGLTPLDGLKQNLSKSWHDVQVSNAYVKTSEKLGEWNEKVTQSDFYKKTQETLSQAGQKTSAALSNVGSVISRKLGDMRNSATFKSFEDRVGTIKSRVVGSRENSTDGLHSPLGAGDKPPQDNAPF
- the TPD52L2 gene encoding tumor protein D54 isoform X11 — protein: MESANQDINLNSPNKGLLSDSMTDVPVDSAAAARTSAPEGLTLAEEEELRSELAKVEEEIGTLRQVLAAKERHCGELKRKLGLTPLDGLKQNLSKSWHDVQVSNAYLSASNTLEDWNEKLTQSEAYKKTQETLSQAGQKTSAALSNVGSVISRKLGDMRNSATFKSFEDRVGTIKSRVVGSRENSTDGLHSPLGAGDKPPQDNAPF